The following DNA comes from Streptomyces sp. NBC_00690.
GTACAGGGCTGTCGCCGCGGTCGGGTCCGGGACGGCTGCGAGTCGCTCAGTCCAGCCATTCCCGCAGCAGCCGCTGCCAGGAGGCATCGAAGCGTTCCCATTCCTCGCGCAGCACCCGGGCAGGCCAGCGGGCGGGCGCCAGTTCATCGGGGAGCAGCGGATCGTCCGCAAAGTGATGGGTCACCGCGGCGGCCACCATGAATCCGGGGGCCAGTGCCTCGACGACACAGGCGTCCAGGTCCGTCTGGGTACGGGCCATCGACGAGCGCAGGGACTGGGCGAGACGCTGCCAGGCCCGCAGGTCCCAGAGTCGGCCGACCAGATCGGCGGGGTCCTGGCTACCGGAAGCGACCATCGTCTCGCACTGGCGCCCGACGATGGCCCGGTCCTCGGCGAGCCGCAACGGATCGAGGTTCCTCGGCCGCATCCACAGTCCCTCGCGGTACTCGCCCAACCGCAGATTGTGCATCGCCCCGCGCAGGGCCACCCGGTCGCCGGCGTTGCGGCGGTCCAGCCGCACCATCTCCAGTTCGAAGTTCCCGTCCCAGGGGAGCATCTCGGGAACCCGGCTCATCGACTGCCGGACGCGCCGGTCCGCGAGCCGGCCCGCGAGGGTGTAGCGGCCGTCGCTCATCTCCAACTCCCCGCCGGCCATCATGCGGGAGAGGGTGACCCGTGCGGTGGTGTCCGGCACACCGAAGAGGCCGCAGAACCGCACCACTTGGCGGCTGGTCAGACCGGCCGGATCGCTGCCGAGCAGCGCGGACGCGATGATCGAGCGAGCCTTGAGCGGTCGCAGACCGAGGTCCCGCCACATCAGTTGGTACTGCGAGACCTCGTTCGGGGTGGTTCCTCCCGTCGTCCCGGTCATCGTGGCGGACCACCGGCCGATGCGCCCCGGTGCCGATCAGTCGGTACCGGTGGGGAGTGGTGTGGGGGGGTCGTCATCATGGGGTCCGTCTCGGTTCTGCTCTTGCGGTACTCGGTCATTGCGGGCAGCGGTCCTGAGTGTGAGGTGGCACTTTACCGCCGCCCGCGCCGGGCGGTTCTCGGTGTCCCCACGGTCAGATCCTGGCCGATGTCATCGAGCTCGGCGCGAAGAGGGACTCGGGTTCGATCTGCGAGGGGATGAGCCCCTGCTCGTGGGAGTAGCGGATGAACGTCCGTAGCGTCTCTCGGTTGCGCTCGATGCCGTACGGCCAGTAGTCACCGGAATCCTCGGACCCGAGGAGTTCCCGCGCCTCTTCGGCGGCGGCGGTCATCCAGGGGAGGCTGTACTTGAGGGCGGTCGTCTCTCTCAGTTCGGCGAGCGCCCGCTGCTTGGACTCTTCGAACGCCTTGGTGAGCGATTGCGCGGCCCAGGGGTGGGCCTGGAGGACGTCCTGTCTGATGACCACGGTGTGCATGATCGGGAAAATGCCCGTCGCCTTGAAGTACTCCTTCTCCACCTGGACATAGTCCTCGAACAGCCGCCGTACGTTCGGGGAGCGCCGGGCGAAGGAGGACGGCATGTGTGCGGTGTACAGGGCATCGATCTCGCCCGATTCGAGCATGTCGGACAGGGTCCGATCGTCTCCGATGGGCTCGACCACGATGTCGTCCGGCAGGTCCATGGGCTGCTCGCGCCGGCCGGGCTGCTCCAGGCCCCCGGTGGCGTAGCGGACGCTGTTGACCGGGACCCCGTAGTGGTCGGCCAGCATCCCCTTGATCCAGACCGCGGCCGTCATCTGGTACTCGGGGCATCCGACGCGCTTGCCCACCAGATCGGCCGGTTTCTCGATACCGCTGTCGGCGTTGACGTAGATACAGGAGTGCCGGAACATCCGCGAGGGGAAGACGGGGATGGCGGTGAACGGCCGGTCCTCCAGGTCCGCCAGCCGGGTGTACCAGGACAGGGACATCTCGGACACTTCAAAATCGCCGAAGTGGAGCATGCGGAACGCGCTCTCCGGCATCATCAGCGGTAGATAGGTGAGCTCGATGCCCTCCGGCCGTACCGACTCATCCTGGAGTGCTCTGGTGCGGTCGTAGTCCCAGCAGGCGAGCGTCATCGGGATTCTGGCCATCGTTCACCTCTTCTGATCGTGACGGTCGGTGTGGTCGGGGCGGGCTCCGGGGTCACCACGGGTAGAACCCCCGGCCGGTCTTACGGCCGAGATCGCCATCGGCGACCATGCGGCGCAGTAGTTCGGGTGGCTCGAATCGGCCGCCGAGGGTCTCGTACAGATGCTCGGCGATACCGAGCCGGACATCGAGTCCGACGAGATCGGTCAGCCTCAACGGGCCGACCGGATGGCGGTATCCCAGGACCATGGCGGTGTCGATGTCCTCGGCGGAGGCGACGCCCTCCTCGACCATGCGGATCGCTTCGAGTCCCAACGCAACGCCGAGCCTGCTGGTGGCGAAGCCCGGTGAGTCCCGGACCACCACGGGCGTCTTGCCCATCGTCCGGACCCAGCCGACCGCCCTGGCCACGACATCGGACGCCGTGGCACTGCCGGTGACCACCTCGACCAGACGGCTGGCGGGCACCGGATTGAAGAAGTGCAGTCCGATGAACCGGCTCGCGGGCGGCGCGGCGAGGGACAACTCGTCGATGGAGAGACTGCTGGTGTTGGTCGCGATGACGGCCGCTGCGTCGACGGCACGGGCGATGGCCCCGATCACCTTGGTCTTCAGGGCCGGTGCCTCCGAGACCGCCTCGATCACGAGTCCGGCGGACCCGATGCCGTCGATGGACGTGGTGGTCTGGAGCCCGGCCAGGGTCCGGTCCACCGTGCCGTCCAGGGTGCCCCGCTCAGCACTGTGCTCCAGCGCGCGGGCCACCCTTGCCCGGGCTGCCGCCGCGGCGTCGTCGTCGGCCTCGACCAGTACCACGGTGCTGCCCGCGAGGAGCAGGGCGTGGGCGATGCCCGCACCCATCCTGCCCCCGCCGACGACGGCCGTCTCGGAGGGCAGTGTCACCACGGGGATCGGCTCAGACGGTTCCATGGATCCGCCCCACCGCAGTGGCCGGCTCCGGGACACCGCGAGCGAAGTCTGCGATCAACCGATTCAGCTGCCCGCTCGCGTCGACCGGTACCAGATGGGCGGCGCCCTCCACGAGCACCAGGGTGGCGTCCGGCATGGCCTCGGCGAGTTCCGCGCCGACCTCGGGGGGCACCACCCGGTCCTGCGTCCCGTGGACCACCAGGGCGGGTGCCGTGACCGGAGCGGCCACGGACAGGGGCTCCCAGCGGGACAGTTGCTCGACCGCTTCCAGTGCAACCGGCAGGGGTGTGCCCGCGAACATGCGGCCCAGCCAGTCCACCGTGGCATCCGAAACGTCCTCGGCGCAGATGGCACGTGCGGACCGAGCCGCAAAGCCGGGCCAGTCCCGCAGCATGGACCGCGGCATCTTCTCGTACGGGGCTGTCGCCGCACTGGGCACCCCGATCAGCACCAGTCTTCCGACCGATCCGGGGTGGGTGGTCGCGAGTTCCATCGCCACCGCGGCTCCATAGGCGAATCCGACCACCGTGACCGCTGTTTCCGGCAGGTCCGGCAGGTCCGGCAGGTCCGGCGGTTCTGCCAGTTCTGCCAGTAGATCCGCGAGGTCGGCGGCATGCCGGTCCAGGGAGTAGGGGCCGGCCAACTCGGTGGATTCGCCGAAACCGGCGAGGTCCACGGTGACCACGGTGAAGGAGTCCGCGAGCGCAGCTTCCTGATACATCCACATCCGCCGGTCCAGGCACCAGCCGTGCACGAACAGCACCACCGGTCCCTCGCCCCGGCGCTGGTAGTCCAATCCGCGCCGCGAGGTGAACCGCACGCGCCGGCGCAGCTCCTCTTCGTACCGTCCGGTCATGAGGTGAGTCCCCTTCCTGTTCTTGCCCACTCCTGCACCGCGCGGGTCTGGAGCTTGCCCACCTGATCGCGTGGCAGTGCCGCCACGAACTCGATGCGCCGGGGGTACTTGTAGGGCGAGATCGCCCCCTTCACATGGGCCTGCAACTGGCTCACCAGAAGCGAGGAGGGCGGATAGCCGGGTGCCGGGACGACATAGGCGGTGACGACCTCCTGCCGCTCCGGATCGGGCGCCCCCACGACGCACACGTCCCGAACTCCGGGATGGCTGCCGAGGGCAGCCTCCACCTCGGCCGGCACCACCTTGTAGCCGGCGGTGCTGATCATGAAGTCGGTACGACCGAGATAGGTGGCGTTGCCCGAGGGTTCATAGCGGATCAGATCGTCCGCGAGCGTCCAGCCCTCCACCACGTCGCGGCGCTGGAGCTCGGGGCGCCGCCAGTAGGTGAGTCCGCTCGGGCCGCGCACGGCGAGCCTGCCGACCGTTCCGTCGGCGACTTCCTGGACTCCTGACGCGGTGTCCGACTCCACGGCGAGTGCGGTGTATCCCGGGGACGCCCGACCCAGTGAGGCGGGCTCGAACCCCTCCCCGGCCCTGGGGGCCAGCGCCCAGCCCGCGAACGCGGTGCTGCCGAAGTTGTTCATCAGTTCGAGGCCACGGCTGCGCCACTGTTCGCGTACGGGCGAGGGCCCGGAGGTCTGCCACATGGCGAAGGCGCGGTGGAGCGACGACACATCGAGGGAGGGGTCCCGTTCGAGCGCGGAGGCCAGTCCGGACCAGGCGATGGCCACGGCCGTGAAGGTGCCCACCCGGTGGCGCCCGATGGCTCGGGCGACGCTCTCCGGGTCCGCGTAGCGCTCGATGAGCACGGCGGTGGCACCGTGCAGCAGGGTGAAGTTGGTGTGGTAGATGAAGCCGAGCGCGTGGCCGATCGGGGCCGCCGCGGCCCAGACCTCGCCCGACCGCACACCGGTGGCCAGCCCGGTCGCATGGCCGGCGAGCAGAAACCGCCGGTGGGTGTGGTAGCAGGCTTTCGGTTGGCCCGTGGTGCCGCCGGTGTGCCAGACGAGGGCGACGTGGTCGCCGGACCTTGGCGGTACGGCGAGCCGGCCCGACACCGGCTCCACCAGCCTCGCCCAACTGGTGTACGGGGAGGACTCCTCCCCCGGTCCGAAGACGATGACCTGCTCGACCGTTCCGCCGTCGACGGCCGCCGCGAGGTGTTCGGGCTCGGGGTCGTCGGCGTACGCAATGACGAAGCGCGCCTCGACATCGTCCAGGAAGTAGCGCAGTTCGGCGCCCTTGGCCTGGACGGGGGTGGGGACGACGACACCGCCCGCCTTCCAGATCGCGATCGCGGCGACCACGGCTTCAGGGCGGTTGGGCGACCGGATCGCCACCCGGTCGCCGAGCCGCAGGCCCCGGCCCAGTAGGGCGCCTGCGAACCGGTCGCTCTCGCGGGACAGATCGGTGTAGGTCCACCGCCGTCCGCTCTCGTGGTGGATCAGCGCGGTGGCGGCGCCAAGCCCGGCGGCCACCTGACGGTCGGACAGTTCCACCCCGACGTTGACCTGCTCCGGGACGGGCGCCCCGAGGACCTCGGTGTACATCGGCTGTAGCTCGGGCGGGACGAGGTAGTGATCCGGGATGCTCGTGCCCACCGGGTAGACGTCTCCCATGGGGTGCTTCCCTCCAATCCTTCGTGGTTCCTGGCGCGGGCCGTCTCCCATGGCCCCCTGGTGCAGGGCCTGGTCCAACGGCTCAGGCGGTCCTTCGGTGGGGAGCGGTCAGTGGGGCCACGGGGTGAGCGCGCGTGTCGCGAACGCCTTGCTCATCCCGACCGTGGCCGCGGTCAGATCGGCCCCCGCCGCCAGAACGCACCGGTCGGGGCGTACGACGACGATGTCAGCGCCGCGGCGGTCCATCCACCGAGACACGGGCTCACCGGTGGGGCCCAGCTCATCGAGGGTGACCGACACCGAGTCGTCGAAGGAGTTCCACCAGCCCGCCGTTCCCTCAAGCAGCGCCCGGGTCCTGGCGACGACGAGGAAGCGATCGCCGACCTCATCGTCCAGTCGGGTGCCGCCGGTCAGGGTCGGCTGGGGAAAGAGGCTGCCGCCACCCTCGTGGACGAGAGGGCCGGGCGTCAGCGCAGGCAGTTGGAATCCGAGCGGACGGGAGTTCTCACCGGAGAGCAGCCGCCGGTCCCGCTCCGCGGCCTCTTCGATGTCACGGGTACCGACGAAGCGGCCGAACTCGACGGCGGACTGCACCACGCTGCGCACATGGGGCGCGCGTTCCCCTTCATAGGTGTCCAGCAGTTCGGCCGACATCCTGCCGCGGAGGACCCGGGCGAGTTTCCAGGCGAGGTTGGCCGCGTCCCGGAGCCCTGAGCACATGCCTTGTCCGAGGAAGGGCGGCATCTGGTGCGCCGCGTCGCCCGCGAGCAGGATGCGTCCCTTCCGCCAGGAGCGGGCGCTCAGCCCGTGGAAGGTGTAGACGGCGCTGCGTTCGACGTCGAACCGCAGATCGGGGAAGACGGGTGACAGCAGCCGTTCCAGGGAGGGCCGCGCCATGAGGGCGGCGGGCTCGTCCCCGGGCAGCAACATGAATTCCGCCCGGTAGCGACCGCCGGGTATGGGGTTGGCCACGTACGGGCGGCGTGGATCACAGACCTGTATCGCCTCGGTGAGGAGGTCTTCGCGGCCCAGTCGATCGACCAGGTCCAGGACGAGCCATTCCTCGTCGAAGCCCAGGCTGTCGAGGGCGACGCCCATCATCTGGCGAACCGGGCTGGCTGCCCCGTCGCATCCGATGAGCCAGTCCGCCTCGATCCGTTCCGTATCACCGCTCGTGTGGTCGAGGCACTCGACGGTGACACCGTCGGGTCCGCTGTCCAGTGCGGTCATCTCCAAGCCGCGCCGTACCTCCACGCTCTCCATCGCCGTGACGACACGTTCCAGGACGCGATCGAAATCGGGCTGGTAGAAGTACATGCTCGCGGGCAGCCCCGAAACGCTTCCCTGGTCCCCCGGCACCTGGATGAGCCTGCGGAGCGAGGCGTCCATGAGGGCGAGGCCGCGGTTGGGCAGCATCCGTGGCAGCAACTCGTCCAGGCAGCCGAGTTCCTGGAGGGTCCGTAGACCGGTGTGATCGATGTGGGCGGCCCGGGGCAGGGGATAGACATCGGTGGACTTCTCCACCACGAGGACCCGGACACCACGCCGACCGAGCAGACCCGCCATCGCCATGCCGACCGGCCCGAAGCCGATGACGGCCACTTCGTAGCGAGCGTTCACCTTCCGCCCCCTTCCAGAATCGTCACGGCCAGTGCAGCGGTGTCGTCGAGCGCCAGGCCGCCCGCGTTCTCGGCGAGCGCCCAGCGCGCGCCCGGCACCTGGCGGGTGGTCGCACGGCCGCGTAGCTGACCTACCAGCTCACTGATCTGGGCCAGTCCGGTGGCGGCGACCGGATGGCCGCGTGACTCCAGACCGCCACTGGTGTTCACGGGCAGCCGCCCACCGAGGGCGGTTGCCGACTCGGCCACCAGGTCGGAGCCCTCGCCGGGGCCGCAGAATCCGAGTTCCTCATAGGCGAGCAGTTCATTGAACGAGATCGAATCGTGCACTTCGGCCACGTCGATGGAGTCGGGAGTGACGCCCGCCCGCCGGTAGGCCCGTTCAGCGACCCGGCTCAGTGCGGACCGTCCGTCCACCACTCCGCCCATACCGATCGCACAGGCGCGTACCCACACCGGTGATTGGCTGGGGGTGACATTGCGTTCCGCGGTCACGACCACCGCGGTGGCACCGTCGCCGATGGGTGCGCACATGAGTGCGCGGATCGGTTCCGCGACGGGCCGGGAGGCGAGCACCTGCTCCACGGTCAGCGGGGCGCGGTACTGGGCCAGTGGGTTGTCGGCAGCATGACAGCGGTTCTTGACACTGATGCGGGCCAGCGTCTCGGCGGTCAGCGGTTGCCGTGCCGCGTACGCCGCGAGTCGCGGCGGGTACACCGTTGTGACGAAGACGCTCTCCCGACCGACGTCGATGCCGGACGCCCGGACGACATCGATGTCGGCGGCACCGTTCAGCGCTCGGTAGGTGGCCGTACGGTCCTCGCTGAACAGCTTCTCCACACCGAGCACGAGCACGGTGTCCGCATCGCCGGAGCGGATCGCCTGACAGGCCAGGGCGAGCGCGGACGAGGACCCGGCGCAGGCGTTGTCGATGTTGAAGACCGGGAGGCCGGTCATCCCCATGTCACGGAGGATCGTCTGACCGACGACGCTGACCTGACCGGTGATCACGGAGGCCATCGCATTGGCCACGAACGCCATGTCCAGGTCAGCGGGCTCCAGCCCCGCGTCCCTCAGTGCCGCGGTCACGGCCTGGGCGCCCAGGGACTTCAGGGAGCGGTCCAGGTGCTTTCCGAAGGGGGTCATTCCAGTGCCGATGATCGCCGGGGCGCTCCCCGGGGCGGTGGTCACCGTGACGTCTCCCGTGCCGTTGGTCGCCGAGACACCCATGGCCTCCTATCCGAATCGCTTGGTGAAGGACTCGACGCCGGGCAGGAAGTTCCCGCGCCTCATCGCGTCCCAGTGCAGGGAGTGGTCGAGTTCAAGGGCCTCGGCCAGCGGCAGTTCACGACCGGTGAACACGGCGCGCCGGGCGGCCGAGAGGCCCACGCGCCCCGCGCGTCGCGCGGCGGTGACGGCGAACTCCTCGGTGGTCGTGAGGAGCCCGTCCGGTTCGCACAGCACATCGACGAGCCCCAACTCCGCCCCCTTGCGGGGATCGACGGGCTCGGCGTGCAGCATGAAGTGGAGGGCGCGGGAGGGTCCCATCAGCCGGCTCAGATACTGGGCGCCTCCGCCACCGCTCGGCAGTACCCCGAACAGCTTCATCTCGGGTGCACCGAGCTTGAGTCCGTCACGGTCCGCGACAAAGCGCAGATCGCAGGCTGCGGCGAGCTCCAGTCCGCCGGCCAGGGCATGGCCCCCGATCGCGGCGACGGTGAGCAGTGGGCCGCGGCGCAGACGTAGACAGAGTTCACGAAAGCGATCCATGGTCCGGTTGAACTCCGCGAGGAGGTGTTCCAATCCGTGTTCGGCGACCGTCGTGGCCATCCAGGAAGCGTCGGCCCCGGCAGAGAAGACGGACAACCCGCTGGTGAGGACGACTGCGGCGACCGCCGGATCGGTGACGGCAGCGTCGTAGCGCGCATTGAGCGCATCGATGAAGGCGGGGTCGATCGCGTTGACCGGTGGCGCGTTCATCGTCCAGATCTGGACGCCTTCCGCCGACCGCACGGACACGATGTGATTCAGGTCCGACATGCGTCAGCTCCTTGTTCCGAAACTGCCCGGATAGGGAACCGTCCAGGCCGTTGCGGTTGATGCCTCGTGGACCGTTGCAGGCCCTCCAGCAGGGCAACCGCCCCCCGAAACGCGAATTCGGGGGGCGGGTT
Coding sequences within:
- a CDS encoding thiolase family protein — encoded protein: MGVSATNGTGDVTVTTAPGSAPAIIGTGMTPFGKHLDRSLKSLGAQAVTAALRDAGLEPADLDMAFVANAMASVITGQVSVVGQTILRDMGMTGLPVFNIDNACAGSSSALALACQAIRSGDADTVLVLGVEKLFSEDRTATYRALNGAADIDVVRASGIDVGRESVFVTTVYPPRLAAYAARQPLTAETLARISVKNRCHAADNPLAQYRAPLTVEQVLASRPVAEPIRALMCAPIGDGATAVVVTAERNVTPSQSPVWVRACAIGMGGVVDGRSALSRVAERAYRRAGVTPDSIDVAEVHDSISFNELLAYEELGFCGPGEGSDLVAESATALGGRLPVNTSGGLESRGHPVAATGLAQISELVGQLRGRATTRQVPGARWALAENAGGLALDDTAALAVTILEGGGR
- a CDS encoding ABC transporter substrate-binding protein, yielding MARIPMTLACWDYDRTRALQDESVRPEGIELTYLPLMMPESAFRMLHFGDFEVSEMSLSWYTRLADLEDRPFTAIPVFPSRMFRHSCIYVNADSGIEKPADLVGKRVGCPEYQMTAAVWIKGMLADHYGVPVNSVRYATGGLEQPGRREQPMDLPDDIVVEPIGDDRTLSDMLESGEIDALYTAHMPSSFARRSPNVRRLFEDYVQVEKEYFKATGIFPIMHTVVIRQDVLQAHPWAAQSLTKAFEESKQRALAELRETTALKYSLPWMTAAAEEARELLGSEDSGDYWPYGIERNRETLRTFIRYSHEQGLIPSQIEPESLFAPSSMTSARI
- a CDS encoding alpha/beta fold hydrolase; this translates as MTGRYEEELRRRVRFTSRRGLDYQRRGEGPVVLFVHGWCLDRRMWMYQEAALADSFTVVTVDLAGFGESTELAGPYSLDRHAADLADLLAELAEPPDLPDLPDLPETAVTVVGFAYGAAVAMELATTHPGSVGRLVLIGVPSAATAPYEKMPRSMLRDWPGFAARSARAICAEDVSDATVDWLGRMFAGTPLPVALEAVEQLSRWEPLSVAAPVTAPALVVHGTQDRVVPPEVGAELAEAMPDATLVLVEGAAHLVPVDASGQLNRLIADFARGVPEPATAVGRIHGTV
- a CDS encoding PaaX domain-containing protein, C- domain protein, coding for MTGTTGGTTPNEVSQYQLMWRDLGLRPLKARSIIASALLGSDPAGLTSRQVVRFCGLFGVPDTTARVTLSRMMAGGELEMSDGRYTLAGRLADRRVRQSMSRVPEMLPWDGNFELEMVRLDRRNAGDRVALRGAMHNLRLGEYREGLWMRPRNLDPLRLAEDRAIVGRQCETMVASGSQDPADLVGRLWDLRAWQRLAQSLRSSMARTQTDLDACVVEALAPGFMVAAAVTHHFADDPLLPDELAPARWPARVLREEWERFDASWQRLLREWLD
- a CDS encoding bifunctional 3-(3-hydroxy-phenyl)propionate/3-hydroxycinnamic acid hydroxylase, whose product is MNARYEVAVIGFGPVGMAMAGLLGRRGVRVLVVEKSTDVYPLPRAAHIDHTGLRTLQELGCLDELLPRMLPNRGLALMDASLRRLIQVPGDQGSVSGLPASMYFYQPDFDRVLERVVTAMESVEVRRGLEMTALDSGPDGVTVECLDHTSGDTERIEADWLIGCDGAASPVRQMMGVALDSLGFDEEWLVLDLVDRLGREDLLTEAIQVCDPRRPYVANPIPGGRYRAEFMLLPGDEPAALMARPSLERLLSPVFPDLRFDVERSAVYTFHGLSARSWRKGRILLAGDAAHQMPPFLGQGMCSGLRDAANLAWKLARVLRGRMSAELLDTYEGERAPHVRSVVQSAVEFGRFVGTRDIEEAAERDRRLLSGENSRPLGFQLPALTPGPLVHEGGGSLFPQPTLTGGTRLDDEVGDRFLVVARTRALLEGTAGWWNSFDDSVSVTLDELGPTGEPVSRWMDRRGADIVVVRPDRCVLAAGADLTAATVGMSKAFATRALTPWPH
- a CDS encoding enoyl-CoA hydratase/isomerase family protein, with the translated sequence MSDLNHIVSVRSAEGVQIWTMNAPPVNAIDPAFIDALNARYDAAVTDPAVAAVVLTSGLSVFSAGADASWMATTVAEHGLEHLLAEFNRTMDRFRELCLRLRRGPLLTVAAIGGHALAGGLELAAACDLRFVADRDGLKLGAPEMKLFGVLPSGGGGAQYLSRLMGPSRALHFMLHAEPVDPRKGAELGLVDVLCEPDGLLTTTEEFAVTAARRAGRVGLSAARRAVFTGRELPLAEALELDHSLHWDAMRRGNFLPGVESFTKRFG
- a CDS encoding 3-hydroxyacyl-CoA dehydrogenase family protein, giving the protein MEPSEPIPVVTLPSETAVVGGGRMGAGIAHALLLAGSTVVLVEADDDAAAAARARVARALEHSAERGTLDGTVDRTLAGLQTTTSIDGIGSAGLVIEAVSEAPALKTKVIGAIARAVDAAAVIATNTSSLSIDELSLAAPPASRFIGLHFFNPVPASRLVEVVTGSATASDVVARAVGWVRTMGKTPVVVRDSPGFATSRLGVALGLEAIRMVEEGVASAEDIDTAMVLGYRHPVGPLRLTDLVGLDVRLGIAEHLYETLGGRFEPPELLRRMVADGDLGRKTGRGFYPW
- a CDS encoding acyl-CoA synthetase — encoded protein: MGDVYPVGTSIPDHYLVPPELQPMYTEVLGAPVPEQVNVGVELSDRQVAAGLGAATALIHHESGRRWTYTDLSRESDRFAGALLGRGLRLGDRVAIRSPNRPEAVVAAIAIWKAGGVVVPTPVQAKGAELRYFLDDVEARFVIAYADDPEPEHLAAAVDGGTVEQVIVFGPGEESSPYTSWARLVEPVSGRLAVPPRSGDHVALVWHTGGTTGQPKACYHTHRRFLLAGHATGLATGVRSGEVWAAAAPIGHALGFIYHTNFTLLHGATAVLIERYADPESVARAIGRHRVGTFTAVAIAWSGLASALERDPSLDVSSLHRAFAMWQTSGPSPVREQWRSRGLELMNNFGSTAFAGWALAPRAGEGFEPASLGRASPGYTALAVESDTASGVQEVADGTVGRLAVRGPSGLTYWRRPELQRRDVVEGWTLADDLIRYEPSGNATYLGRTDFMISTAGYKVVPAEVEAALGSHPGVRDVCVVGAPDPERQEVVTAYVVPAPGYPPSSLLVSQLQAHVKGAISPYKYPRRIEFVAALPRDQVGKLQTRAVQEWARTGRGLTS